DNA from Streptomyces rishiriensis:
AAGCGGACGATGCGCAGGAGTTCGGGGACGTCGACGTGCTTGGGGGTGAGGCCGCAGCGCAGCACGTTGTCGGAGTTGGCCATGATCTCGACGCCGAGGCCGTCGAGGTAGGCGTGCGGGATGCCGGCGCCGAGGAACAGGGCTTCGCCGGGCTGGAGTCTGACGTGGTTCAGCAGCATCGCGGCGATGACGCCGGGGTCGCCGGGGTAGTGGTGGGCGATGCCGGCGTAGGGGGCGTAGTCGCCGCCGAGGCGGTCGCAGGCGGCTGCCGCCCGGGCGACGGTGTGGGCCATCTCCTCGCGGTCGGCCGTGAGGATCGCGGTGAGGACCTCGCGCAGGGCGGCTTCCTCCGGCTTGGCGTGCAGGAGGTCGACGTACGGCTTGAGGGAGTCGACGCCGAGGCCGTCCAGGAGGTCCGCCGCGTGCGAGGGGGCGCGGAAGCCGCACAGGCCGTCGAACTCGGTGAGGGCGCAGATGAGTTCGGGCTTGTGGTTGGCGTCCTTGTAGTTGCGGTGCGGTGCGTCGACGGGGACGCCGCGGCGCTCCTCGTCCTCGTATCCCTTCTCGGCCTGTTCCAGGTCGGGGTGGACCTGGAGGGAGAGGGGGGCGCCGGCGGCGAGGATCTTGAGGAGGAAGGGGAGGCGGGGGCCGAACCTGGCGACCGTCGCCGCGCCGAGTTCCTGCTGCGGGTCGGCCTCGATGATCTCGACGAGGGTGCCTCGGTCCGTGCGTGAGGGTGCGCCCGGGTGGGCGCCCATCCACATCTCGGCCTGCGGTTCGCCGGTCGGCTCGGTGCCGAGCAGGTGCGGGATCGCGGTGGGGGAACCCCAGGCGTAGGGGCGGACGGTGTTGTCGAGGCGGTCCATGCGGTTCTCTCAGGCTCCTGAGGCGAGTGCCAGGTAGACGGCGGCGAAATCCGTGGTGGCGATCAGTTCGGCCAGGGTGACGAGTTCGTCGCCCTCTTCGGGCTCGAGTTCGCTGATCGGCGTGTCGTGGCTGAGGACCAGTTCACGGGCGGCCGAGGCGGCGGTGAGGCCGCCGATGGGACGGTCGCGCAGCAGCACCACGCGCGCGTGCAGCGCGGGTGCTTCCTCGACGCGGTCGCGGAAGAAGTCGTCCGGGTCGGCGCTGGCGGCGAGGGGGCCGGCGAGGATCGCGTTGTGTTCGGCGAGGGCCTGGGGGAGTTCGGCCACCAGGGCGGGACGGCCGGCGAGTTCGGCGAGGGCGGCGGCGAAGCGGCGGCCCGCGGGGCCTGCCGAGGTGCCTTCGGTCCAGATCACCGGAAGGGAGTCGGCGAGTTCGCCGGCCAGGGTCTTCGCCGGGTTGCTGTAGGTCGCGACGGCGGGGCCGCAGCGTTCGGCGACCTGGTCGAGCCGGTCGGCGACCCGTTCGAGCTCCTCGGGCGGGGCGGAGAGCAGGGCGACGCGGTCGAGGAGGGCGAGGAGAGGGGTGAGGAGGGCCCAGAGGATTCCGGGGGCGGAGGCCGCGTCCGGTACTCCCTCGTCCTGTTCGTACGGTGCGGTCGCGAGCGGCACGAACAGTCCGTGGGCGGCGCCTGCCGCTTC
Protein-coding regions in this window:
- a CDS encoding SIS domain-containing protein codes for the protein MLDDSLLDTPEALAEADHRALLRGAAEAGARVRTAARYAAEAGVHDLQPDGRPRAILIAGPGAAATCVADLLGTLAGAACPVIRLTPTGVAPAAGALRWELPGWAGSVDLLLIATPDGSEPGLSLLAEQAYRRGCTVAAVAPADSPLTEAAGAAHGLFVPLATAPYEQDEGVPDAASAPGILWALLTPLLALLDRVALLSAPPEELERVADRLDQVAERCGPAVATYSNPAKTLAGELADSLPVIWTEGTSAGPAGRRFAAALAELAGRPALVAELPQALAEHNAILAGPLAASADPDDFFRDRVEEAPALHARVVLLRDRPIGGLTAASAARELVLSHDTPISELEPEEGDELVTLAELIATTDFAAVYLALASGA
- the manA gene encoding mannose-6-phosphate isomerase, class I, producing the protein MDRLDNTVRPYAWGSPTAIPHLLGTEPTGEPQAEMWMGAHPGAPSRTDRGTLVEIIEADPQQELGAATVARFGPRLPFLLKILAAGAPLSLQVHPDLEQAEKGYEDEERRGVPVDAPHRNYKDANHKPELICALTEFDGLCGFRAPSHAADLLDGLGVDSLKPYVDLLHAKPEEAALREVLTAILTADREEMAHTVARAAAACDRLGGDYAPYAGIAHHYPGDPGVIAAMLLNHVRLQPGEALFLGAGIPHAYLDGLGVEIMANSDNVLRCGLTPKHVDVPELLRIVRFEPADPGVLRPEAAPDGEEVYDTPIDEFRLSRYVLSPGASAHDLTLPTPQILLCTAGAVRAGEHELTPGTSVFVPAGHKAEVTGAGTVFRATVVVGPPS